One genomic window of Daphnia pulex isolate KAP4 chromosome 10, ASM2113471v1 includes the following:
- the LOC124203773 gene encoding uncharacterized protein LOC124203773 yields MARRQLSAATLIQCAILLVLVWSKGTAAISLEGKLQQLEEKLESKLALVEAQNVHLTGKVTQLELQLQQQDEIKETLAFKVDQLESLLNALQKNNQRPTVLSEWKDDQSAVVTSDGMPTSCRDLRILGHLWSGIYSVMGNHSVETVYCDFTKVLDDPGFEKWIGYTDVKSARTYFYVQRETDFKVLNTPIPFEIERLNVGRAMDLTSGIFTAPRTGTYFFSFTGMGHFITSSATRVYVYMGLFLNGDKIGSGLVDEANTVSYQNSPLMIQSTLNLKEGDQVWTAITTVTTGMYLHDSTNHYTHFSGWMLDEDIYQSR; encoded by the exons atggctcGTCGTCAACTTTCTGCTGCCACTTTGATCCAATGTGCCATTTTATTGGTATTGGTTTGGTCAAAAGGAACTGCTGCCATTTCCTTGGAAGGCAAATTGCAGCAGTTAGAAGAGAAACTAGAGTCAAAATTGGCTCTAGTTGAAGCCCAAAACGTTCACCTGACCGGAAAAGTAACACAACTGGAACTCCAACTACAACAGCAA gatgaaatcaaagaaacttTGGCATTCAAAGTGGATCAACTAGAATCGCTTTTGAACGCTCTGCAAAAGAATAACCAGCGACCAACCGTATTATCCGAGTGGAAAGATGATCAATCAGCAGTGGTGACCTCCGATGGAATGCCAACATCGTGCAGGGATCTGAGGATACTCGGGCACCTCTGGAGTGGAATTTATTCGGTCATGGGCAATCATTCGGTGGAGACTGTTTACTGTGACTTCACCAAAGTCCTCGATGACCCAG GGTTCGAAAAATGGATTGGCTACACCGACGTCAAATCAGCACGCACTTATTTTTACGTCCAGAGAGAGACTGATTTCAAAGTCCTCAACACTCCGATTCCATTTGAGATCGAAAGACTCAACGTAGGAAGGGCCATGGATTTAACTTCGGGAATCTTCACGGCACCTCGCACGggaacttatttcttttccttcacgGGAATGGGACATTTCATCACTTCGTCTGCGACTAGAGTTTACGTGTACATGGGTCTGTTTTTAAACGGCGATAAAATCGGATCGGGTCTGGTCGACGAAGCCAACACGGTCAGTTATCAAAACAGTCCGTTGATGATCCAATCGACGCTCAATTTAAAGGAAGGTGATCAAGTCTGGACGGCGATAACGACTGTCACAACAGGCATGTATTTACACGACAGCACTAATCACTACACCCATTTCAGTGGGTGGATGTTAGATGAAGACATCTACCAGTCGCGTTAA